In Malania oleifera isolate guangnan ecotype guangnan chromosome 8, ASM2987363v1, whole genome shotgun sequence, a single window of DNA contains:
- the LOC131161308 gene encoding probable protein phosphatase 2C 74, whose translation MHALIHQLRLRLGFSGSLSAFNSYISLRVCVCMAALTLKSPQSYGTSASPSPPSLSRLFAGEHWGGPSAPLFASGCHAITREEEFCGENKVQVALQGDDGKMGSRRELQGLVRPMKKRPARIVIPEFCPGPEFRRVPAGGRGCSDENGSQVMAVEGRDFFVACKKGRREVMEDGYSAMVDILGDPNQAFFAVIDGHGGRAAADYVAENLGKNIMKAVEHVGEEGDFHLEKAIRGGYLATDKEFLSQGVCGGACVASVLFKDGEAYVANVGDCKVVVSRKGVANALTNDHRVATREDERLRIESSGAYVHCHNGVWRVQGSLAISRAIGDLYLKEWIISEPEITKFCLTSECQFLIVASDGLWDKVKDQEAVDMVLQDKYSLESSKKLVDASFNRGNKDDITVMIIDLQKFMATSI comes from the exons ATGCATGCACTGATACATCAACTTCGTCTCAGGCTAGGGTTTTCTGGTTCTTTGTCCGCGTTTAATTCATATATTTctctgcgtgtgtgtgtgtgtatggcgGCCTTAACCCTTAAATCTCCGCAAAGCTATGGCACCTCTGCGTCTCCTTCTCCGCCTTCCCTTTCGCGGCTTTTCGCCGGAGAGCATTGGGGAGGACCCTCGGCGCCCTTGTTTGCTTCCGGCTGTCATGCCATTACTCGCGAAGAAGAATTCTGCGGAGAGAATAAAGTACAAGTAGCGTTGCAAGGGGATGATGGGAAAATGGGAAGTCGTCGGGAGTTGCAGGGGTTAGTGAGGCCGATGAAGAAAAGGCCGGCCAGGATAGTGATACCGGAGTTTTGTCCCGGGCCGGAGTTCAGGAGAGTGCCGGCCGGCGGGAGGGGTTGTTCCGACGAGAATGGATCACAAGTGATGGCGGTAGAAGGGAGAGATTTCTTCGTGGCGTGCAAGAAAGGAAGGAGAGAAGTGATGGAAGATGGGTATAGTGCCATGGTTGACATTCTTGGAGATCCCAACCAG GCATTTTTCGCTGTAATAGATGGGCATGGAGGTCGTGCGGCTGCTGATTATGTCGCTGAAAATTTGGGAAAGAACATAATGAAAGCAGTGGAGCATGTTGGGGAAGAAGGAGATTTTCATTTAGAGAAAGCAATTCGAGGAGGGTATTTGGCCACCGACAAGGAATTTCTCAGCCAG GGTGTATGTGGTGGAGCTTGTGTTGCCAGTGTGCTCTTCAAAGATGGAGAAGCATATGTTGCAAATGTGGGTGACTGCAAAGTAGTAGTGAGTAGAAAAGGTGTAGCTAATGCATTAACAAATGATCATCGTGTTGCTACTAGAGAAGATGAACGTTTGCGAATAGAAAGCTCA GGAGCATATGTCCATTGTCATAATGGTGTTTGGAGAGTACAAGGATCCCTTGCAATTTCTAGAGCTATTGGCGACCTGTACCTAAAAGAATGGATCATTTCCGAACCAGAGATTACGAAGTTTTGTTTAACTTCAGAGTGTCAGTTCTTGATTGTAGCTTCTGATGGCTTATGGGATAAg GTAAAGGACCAAGAGGCAGTTGATATGGTTTTACAGGATAAATACTCACTGGAATCTTCCAAGAAACTCGTGGATGCATCATTTAATAGAGGCAACAAGGATGACATAACTGTTATGATAATTGACCTTCAAAAATTTATGGCAACAAGTATTTGA